A section of the Streptomyces sp. NBC_00178 genome encodes:
- a CDS encoding TetR/AcrR family transcriptional regulator — translation MRADARKNRDHLLAVAGAAIAEQGVEVSLRDIARRADVGLATLLRHFPTREALLEALLRTSFEELAARAAGLETSDSSGDALVSWLRDCVEWTTEYRGATVLMAAAIEDPESALHASCVTLRAAGGRLLTRAQAEGVARSDIDGGDLLGLVAMLAWLGDQPALASRADRLFGVVAGAILTSAGPGGAEGERRTRAGG, via the coding sequence ATGCGGGCCGATGCCAGGAAGAACCGCGACCACCTGCTCGCAGTCGCGGGTGCCGCCATCGCCGAGCAAGGCGTCGAGGTCTCCTTGCGCGACATCGCGCGCAGAGCCGACGTCGGGCTCGCGACACTGCTGCGTCACTTTCCTACGCGTGAGGCGCTGCTCGAGGCCCTGCTGCGCACGAGCTTCGAAGAGCTGGCCGCACGGGCGGCCGGACTGGAGACGTCGGATTCGTCCGGGGACGCGCTCGTCTCGTGGCTGCGCGACTGCGTGGAGTGGACGACCGAGTACCGGGGCGCGACGGTCCTCATGGCAGCCGCCATCGAGGACCCCGAGTCGGCGCTCCACGCTTCCTGCGTCACCCTGCGCGCGGCCGGTGGGCGCCTCCTCACCCGTGCCCAGGCCGAGGGCGTGGCGCGGAGCGATATCGACGGGGGCGATCTGCTCGGGCTGGTGGCCATGCTGGCCTGGCTCGGCGACCAGCCCGCGTTGGCCTCACGCGCCGACCGGCTCTTCGGGGTGGTCGCGGGCGCGATCCTGACGAGCGCGGGGCCTGGCGGCGCCGAGGGGGAGCGCCGTACCCGCGCCGGTGGCTGA
- a CDS encoding NADP-dependent oxidoreductase, whose translation MSAHTMRAIRLHEHGGPEALRHEEVPVPRPGQGEVLVRVHAVGVNPPDWYLRDGMSNLPPETRPTFTLPVIPGTDLSGVVEAVAADVDGFSVGDEVFGLLRFPGFDGSTYAEYVAAPASDLALKPAGIDHLHAAGAPMAGLTAWQFLIDLGHDHPSPFQTARHRPVPLHSGVTVLVNGAAGGVGHLALQLAKEKDARVIAVASGAHESFLRELGADEFIDYTKERPEDLVRDVDLVLDTVGGPHSRRLLRTLKRGGSHFPVFFGEFDEKENTELGVTVTGTQVRSNGAQLAELGRLLDAGTVRVAIDSTFALADARAAHERAARGHIRGKIVLTAA comes from the coding sequence ATGTCGGCACACACGATGAGGGCGATCCGGCTCCACGAGCACGGCGGCCCCGAGGCCCTGCGTCACGAGGAGGTGCCGGTTCCCCGCCCGGGGCAGGGCGAGGTGCTCGTCCGCGTGCACGCGGTCGGCGTCAACCCGCCCGACTGGTACCTGCGCGACGGGATGTCGAACCTGCCTCCGGAGACGAGGCCGACGTTCACCCTGCCCGTGATCCCGGGGACCGACCTGTCGGGCGTCGTCGAGGCGGTCGCCGCTGACGTGGACGGCTTCTCCGTCGGTGACGAGGTCTTCGGCCTCCTCCGCTTCCCCGGCTTCGACGGCAGCACGTACGCCGAGTACGTGGCCGCGCCCGCGTCGGACCTCGCACTCAAACCGGCCGGCATCGATCACCTGCACGCGGCCGGAGCACCCATGGCCGGGCTCACCGCCTGGCAGTTCCTGATCGACCTCGGCCACGACCACCCCTCGCCCTTCCAGACGGCGAGGCACCGGCCGGTGCCGCTCCACAGCGGCGTCACGGTGCTCGTCAACGGCGCTGCGGGCGGTGTGGGGCACCTCGCCCTCCAACTGGCGAAGGAGAAGGACGCACGCGTCATCGCGGTGGCGTCGGGCGCGCACGAGTCGTTCCTGCGCGAGCTCGGCGCCGACGAGTTCATCGACTACACCAAGGAACGTCCCGAGGACCTCGTGCGCGATGTCGACCTCGTACTCGACACCGTGGGCGGCCCCCACAGCAGGCGCCTCCTGCGGACGCTCAAGCGGGGCGGCTCCCACTTCCCCGTGTTCTTCGGCGAGTTCGACGAGAAGGAGAACACGGAGCTGGGCGTCACCGTCACGGGCACCCAGGTCCGCTCGAACGGCGCGCAGCTCGCCGAACTGGGACGCCTGCTCGACGCGGGCACGGTCCGCGTCGCGATCGACAGCACGTTCGCGCTCGCCGACGCCCGAGCAGCGCACGAACGAGCCGCGCGAGGGCACATCCGGGGCAAGATCGTGCTCACGGCCGCCTAG
- a CDS encoding bifunctional uroporphyrinogen-III C-methyltransferase/uroporphyrinogen-III synthase, with protein sequence MSPTGPVVSDFPVLSSGHVTFLGAGPGDPGLLTLRAVEALASADVLVAEPEVLDVVRCHARAGVSTPELAVVDMASTPAGVPVLRDAANLVMEAAKGGRRVVRAVSGDPGLDGDTGAEMLACAAAGVPFEVVPGIANAVGVPAYAGVPLRDAQGADVRFVDARTASDRCWSEVGASDATAVVSASLDSVAAAAGELVSAGRKPDTPLTVTIAGTTTRQRTWTATLGTIAQVLKQAKVLPSPDGHLPVIAVVGERSSAAQRDQLAWFESKPLFGWKVLVPRTKEQAASLSDQLRSYGAVPHEVPTIAVEPPRTPQQMERAVKGLVTGRYEWIAFTSVNAVKAVREKFEEYGLDARAFAGIKVAAVGEQTGAALVDFGVKPDLMPSGEQSAAGLLEDWPPYDPVFDPIDRVFLPRADIATETLVAGLIELGWEVDDVTAYRTVRASPPPADTREAIKGGGFDAVLFTSSSTVRNLVGIAGKPHNVTVIACIGPATAKTAEEHGLRVDVLSPEPSVHKLAQALADFGAQRRDAAKEAGDPVTRPSERRPGARRRRTTT encoded by the coding sequence TTGAGCCCCACCGGCCCTGTCGTATCCGACTTCCCTGTCCTGTCCTCAGGGCATGTCACCTTCCTCGGCGCCGGTCCCGGCGACCCGGGACTGCTGACTCTGCGCGCCGTCGAGGCGCTTGCGAGCGCGGACGTCCTTGTCGCCGAACCCGAGGTTCTCGACGTCGTCCGCTGCCATGCGCGGGCAGGGGTAAGCACGCCTGAGCTGGCGGTTGTTGACATGGCGTCAACACCCGCCGGAGTGCCCGTTCTCAGGGATGCGGCCAATCTTGTCATGGAGGCAGCGAAGGGCGGCAGGCGGGTCGTTCGCGCCGTCTCGGGCGACCCCGGCCTGGACGGCGACACGGGTGCGGAGATGCTCGCCTGTGCTGCCGCGGGCGTGCCCTTCGAGGTCGTGCCCGGCATCGCGAACGCGGTCGGCGTGCCGGCGTACGCCGGTGTGCCGCTGCGGGACGCGCAGGGCGCCGACGTGCGCTTCGTCGACGCGCGCACCGCGTCGGACCGCTGCTGGTCCGAGGTCGGGGCGAGCGACGCGACCGCGGTCGTGTCGGCGTCGCTGGACTCGGTGGCGGCGGCCGCCGGTGAGCTGGTCTCGGCGGGCCGCAAGCCCGACACCCCGCTCACCGTCACGATCGCAGGTACGACGACGCGTCAGCGCACCTGGACGGCGACCCTCGGGACGATCGCCCAGGTCCTGAAGCAGGCGAAGGTGCTCCCGTCGCCGGACGGGCACCTGCCGGTCATAGCCGTGGTCGGGGAACGCAGTTCGGCCGCCCAGCGTGATCAGCTCGCGTGGTTCGAGTCCAAGCCGCTGTTCGGCTGGAAGGTGCTCGTGCCGCGCACGAAGGAGCAGGCGGCCTCGCTCTCCGACCAACTGCGCTCCTACGGTGCCGTGCCGCACGAGGTCCCGACGATCGCCGTCGAGCCTCCGCGTACGCCCCAGCAGATGGAGCGGGCCGTCAAGGGCCTGGTCACGGGCCGGTACGAGTGGATCGCCTTCACGTCGGTCAACGCGGTGAAGGCGGTGCGGGAGAAGTTCGAGGAGTACGGGCTGGACGCCCGTGCCTTCGCCGGGATCAAGGTCGCCGCCGTGGGCGAGCAGACCGGTGCCGCGCTCGTCGACTTCGGTGTGAAGCCGGACCTGATGCCGTCCGGTGAGCAGTCGGCGGCGGGTCTGCTGGAGGACTGGCCGCCGTACGACCCGGTCTTCGACCCGATCGACCGGGTGTTCCTGCCGCGTGCGGACATCGCCACCGAGACCCTGGTGGCCGGGCTGATCGAGCTGGGCTGGGAGGTCGACGACGTCACCGCGTACCGCACGGTCCGCGCTTCGCCGCCGCCGGCCGACACCCGCGAGGCGATCAAGGGCGGCGGTTTCGACGCGGTGCTCTTCACCTCGTCCTCGACCGTCCGCAACCTGGTCGGTATCGCGGGCAAGCCGCACAACGTGACCGTCATCGCGTGCATCGGCCCCGCCACGGCGAAGACCGCCGAGGAGCACGGGCTCCGGGTGGACGTGCTGTCCCCCGAGCCGTCGGTGCACAAGCTGGCGCAGGCGCTGGCGGACTTCGGCGCGCAGCGCCGGGACGCGGCCAAGGAGGCCGGCGACCCGGTGACCCGGCCGAGCGAGCGGCGTCCGGGTGCGAGGCGGCGCCGGACGACGACCTGA
- the hemC gene encoding hydroxymethylbilane synthase, which produces MTDNPPLGGETDTSTPLRLGTRRSKLAMAQSGLVADAVREVTGRPVELVEITTYGDVSREQLAQIGGTGVFVAALREALLRGEVDFAVHSLKDLPTTQPEGLLLAAVPPREDPRDALVARDGLTFEQLPPGARIGTGSPRRMAQLNAYARSHGLEIEAVAIRGNVDTRIGFVRSGELDAVVLAAAGLSRLGRTDEVTDFLPVDTVLPAPGQGALAIECAASSADLAAALAELDDPYTRIAVTAERALLNALEAGCSAPVGALADLLADGQVVNELRLRGVVGSTDGTSLVQLSITGPVPTSHDDAAALGRELAAEMLAKGAAGLMGERAL; this is translated from the coding sequence ATGACCGACAACCCACCCCTGGGCGGGGAGACCGACACCAGCACACCGCTCCGGCTAGGCACCCGGCGCAGCAAGCTCGCCATGGCGCAGTCCGGCTTGGTCGCCGACGCCGTCCGTGAGGTGACCGGGCGTCCCGTCGAGCTCGTCGAGATCACCACGTACGGAGACGTCTCCCGGGAGCAGCTGGCGCAGATCGGCGGGACCGGCGTGTTCGTCGCGGCCCTGCGCGAGGCGCTGCTGCGCGGCGAGGTCGACTTCGCCGTGCACTCGCTCAAGGACCTGCCGACCACGCAGCCCGAGGGCCTCCTCCTGGCCGCCGTGCCGCCGCGCGAGGATCCGCGCGACGCCCTGGTGGCGCGGGACGGGCTGACCTTCGAGCAGCTGCCGCCCGGTGCGCGCATCGGGACCGGTTCGCCGCGTCGCATGGCCCAGCTCAACGCGTACGCCCGCTCGCACGGCCTGGAGATAGAGGCCGTCGCGATCCGCGGCAACGTCGATACGCGCATTGGTTTCGTACGGAGCGGGGAGCTGGACGCGGTGGTTCTCGCCGCCGCCGGGCTCAGCCGCCTCGGACGCACGGACGAGGTGACCGACTTCCTGCCGGTCGACACCGTCCTGCCCGCTCCCGGCCAGGGAGCACTGGCGATCGAATGCGCTGCGAGCAGCGCGGACCTCGCCGCCGCGCTCGCCGAGCTCGACGACCCGTACACCCGGATCGCCGTGACCGCCGAGCGAGCCCTGCTCAACGCCCTGGAGGCCGGATGCTCCGCACCTGTGGGTGCGCTGGCCGACCTCTTGGCCGACGGGCAGGTTGTCAACGAACTGCGCCTGCGCGGTGTCGTCGGTTCCACCGACGGCACTTCCCTGGTGCAGCTGTCCATCACCGGTCCCGTCCCCACGTCGCACGACGACGCGGCGGCCCTCGGTCGCGAGCTCGCGGCCGAGATGCTCGCCAAGGGTGCGGCCGGTCTTATGGGGGAGCGAGCACTTTGA
- a CDS encoding glutamyl-tRNA reductase — translation MSLLVVGLSHRSAPVSVLERASLAAEAQTKLLQDTLAAEPATEAAVLATCNRIELYADVDKFHAGVAELSTLLAQHSGVGLDELTPYLYVHYEDRAVHHLFSVACGLDSMVVGEGQILGQIKDALALGQELHTAGRLLNDLFQQALRVGKRAHSETGIDRAGQSLVTFGLEQLADGADVSAWAAGKKALVIGAGSMSSLAAATLARAGVEEIVVANRTRARADRLVEILAQAGVPTARAVEMAGVADELTRADVVVSCTGSTGLVLTAEAVAGALGVDFDSAAQPPKAPVAPAPDELDQHAAWVENGSAAQDRAVRRMPVRLPVDGPVRLHLLDLAMPRDIDGAAHRVAGVRLVDIESLAEASADAPMAADVDQVRTIVADEVAAFGAAQRAAHITPTVVALRTMAADVVAGEIARLDGRLPDLDEKQRAEITQTVRRVVDKLLHAPTVRVKQLASEPGGAGYADALRELFDLDPQTVAAVSRADLNDPNRGRS, via the coding sequence ATGAGTCTCCTGGTCGTCGGGCTGAGCCACCGCAGCGCCCCCGTCTCCGTACTGGAGCGGGCCTCGCTGGCGGCCGAGGCGCAGACGAAGCTGCTGCAGGACACGCTCGCCGCGGAGCCCGCCACCGAGGCGGCCGTGCTGGCCACCTGCAACCGCATCGAGCTGTACGCCGACGTGGACAAGTTCCACGCAGGTGTGGCCGAGCTGTCCACCCTGCTCGCGCAGCACAGCGGCGTCGGGCTGGACGAGCTCACCCCCTATCTCTACGTGCACTACGAGGACCGCGCCGTCCACCACCTCTTCTCGGTGGCGTGCGGGCTGGACTCGATGGTCGTCGGCGAGGGCCAGATCCTCGGGCAGATCAAGGACGCGCTGGCGCTGGGGCAGGAGCTCCACACCGCCGGGCGGCTGCTGAACGACCTCTTCCAGCAGGCCCTGCGCGTCGGCAAGCGCGCGCACAGCGAGACCGGGATCGACCGGGCCGGGCAGTCGCTCGTCACCTTCGGTCTCGAGCAGCTGGCCGACGGCGCCGACGTCAGCGCGTGGGCGGCCGGCAAGAAGGCCCTGGTGATCGGCGCCGGGTCGATGTCCTCGCTCGCCGCGGCCACCCTGGCCCGCGCCGGCGTCGAGGAGATCGTCGTCGCCAACCGGACCCGTGCTCGCGCGGACCGGCTCGTCGAGATCCTCGCCCAGGCCGGTGTGCCGACCGCGCGGGCCGTCGAGATGGCGGGGGTCGCGGACGAGTTGACACGTGCGGACGTCGTCGTCTCCTGTACCGGCTCCACGGGCCTCGTGCTGACCGCCGAGGCCGTCGCCGGTGCGCTCGGCGTCGACTTCGACTCGGCGGCGCAGCCGCCGAAGGCACCCGTCGCACCCGCGCCGGACGAGCTGGACCAGCACGCGGCCTGGGTGGAGAACGGCTCCGCCGCGCAGGACCGGGCCGTGCGCCGGATGCCGGTGCGCCTGCCCGTGGACGGTCCCGTGCGGCTCCACCTGCTGGACCTCGCGATGCCGCGTGACATCGACGGCGCCGCCCACCGCGTCGCCGGTGTGCGCCTCGTCGACATCGAGTCGCTCGCCGAGGCGTCCGCGGACGCCCCGATGGCCGCCGATGTGGACCAGGTGCGCACCATCGTCGCCGACGAGGTCGCCGCCTTCGGGGCCGCCCAGCGCGCCGCCCACATCACACCGACCGTCGTCGCCCTGCGCACCATGGCCGCCGATGTGGTGGCCGGCGAGATCGCGCGGCTCGACGGACGCCTCCCCGACCTGGACGAGAAGCAGCGCGCCGAGATCACCCAGACCGTGCGCCGCGTCGTCGACAAGCTCCTGCACGCGCCCACCGTGCGGGTCAAGCAGCTCGCCAGCGAGCCCGGCGGTGCCGGGTACGCCGATGCGCTGCGTGAACTCTTCGACCTCGACCCGCAGACGGTGGCCGCCGTCTCCCGGGCAGACCTGAACGACCCGAATAGAGGGCGGTCATGA
- a CDS encoding redox-sensing transcriptional repressor Rex: protein MATGRTHRPATRSRGIPEATVARLPLYLRALTALSERSVPTVSSEELAAAAGVNSAKLRKDFSYLGSYGTRGVGYDVEYLVYQISRELGLTQDWPVAIVGIGNLGAALANYGGFASRGFRVAALIDADPAMAGTPVAGIAVQHTDDLDRIISDNGVSIGVITTPPGAAQQVCDRLVAAGVTSILNFAPTVLSVPDGVDVRKVDLSIELQILAFHEQRKAGEDAAAEGRGTGGDSDEEAPPMRATPTGRKGPDGDMPAVMPA, encoded by the coding sequence GTGGCAACTGGCCGAACTCACCGACCGGCGACCCGTAGCCGAGGAATTCCCGAGGCCACCGTCGCCCGGCTTCCGCTGTATCTCCGCGCACTGACCGCGCTCTCCGAGCGCTCGGTCCCGACGGTCTCCTCCGAGGAGCTCGCCGCGGCGGCGGGGGTCAATTCCGCGAAGCTGCGCAAGGACTTCAGCTACCTGGGTTCGTACGGCACACGCGGCGTCGGCTACGACGTCGAGTACCTCGTCTACCAGATCTCCCGCGAGCTGGGGCTCACCCAGGACTGGCCGGTCGCGATCGTCGGCATCGGCAATCTCGGGGCCGCGCTCGCCAACTACGGAGGGTTCGCCTCCCGCGGGTTCCGCGTGGCCGCCCTGATCGACGCCGACCCCGCCATGGCGGGTACCCCCGTGGCCGGGATCGCCGTCCAGCACACCGACGACCTGGACCGGATCATCAGCGACAACGGTGTGTCCATCGGTGTCATCACCACCCCGCCCGGTGCCGCCCAGCAGGTCTGCGACCGGCTGGTCGCCGCCGGTGTGACGTCCATCCTGAACTTCGCCCCGACGGTGCTCTCCGTGCCGGACGGCGTCGACGTGCGCAAGGTCGACCTCTCGATCGAGCTGCAGATCCTCGCCTTCCACGAGCAGCGCAAGGCCGGCGAGGACGCCGCCGCCGAGGGCAGGGGCACGGGAGGCGACTCCGACGAGGAGGCGCCGCCGATGCGCGCCACCCCCACCGGCCGGAAGGGACCCGACGGGGACATGCCCGCCGTGATGCCGGCATGA
- a CDS encoding glutaredoxin family protein — MSALLRRARKKPADRVVTLVGKPGCHLCDDARLVVSAVCEETGATWVEKDITRDEALHREYWEQIPVVLIDGEQHTFWRVDAARLRTALGA, encoded by the coding sequence ATGAGTGCTCTGCTGCGTCGTGCGAGGAAGAAGCCCGCGGACCGGGTGGTGACCCTGGTGGGGAAGCCCGGCTGTCACCTGTGCGATGACGCGCGGCTGGTGGTGAGCGCCGTCTGCGAGGAGACCGGCGCGACCTGGGTGGAGAAGGACATCACCCGGGACGAGGCGTTGCACAGGGAGTACTGGGAGCAGATTCCGGTGGTGCTGATCGACGGCGAGCAGCACACCTTCTGGCGGGTCGACGCGGCGAGGCTGCGCACGGCTCTGGGTGCGTAA
- a CDS encoding HAD family hydrolase yields the protein MAALGWLTPRRRPATARSVLAGEAAAEAARKSALTAGAGEPLAPSDEDREPPFPVAGDDRAAAFFDLDNTVMQGAAIFHFGRGLYKRKFFERRELTRFAWQQAWFRLAGVEDPEHMQDARDSALSIVKGHRVSELMSIGEEIYDEYMADRIWPGTRALAQAHLDAGQKVWLVTAAPVETATIIARRLGLTGALGTVAESVDGVYTGRLVGEPLHGPAKAEAVRALASAEGLDLERCAAYSDSHNDIPMLSLVGHPYAINPDTKLRKHARALDWRLRDYRTGRKAAKVGIPAAAGVGALAGGTAAAVALHRRRR from the coding sequence ATGGCCGCACTTGGATGGCTCACCCCCCGCAGGCGCCCCGCCACGGCACGCAGCGTGCTCGCAGGCGAGGCAGCAGCCGAGGCAGCACGGAAGTCGGCGCTCACCGCCGGCGCGGGGGAGCCCCTCGCCCCCTCCGACGAGGACCGCGAGCCGCCGTTCCCGGTGGCGGGCGACGACCGGGCCGCCGCCTTCTTCGACCTCGACAACACCGTGATGCAGGGCGCCGCGATCTTCCACTTCGGCCGCGGACTGTACAAGCGGAAGTTCTTCGAGCGCCGCGAACTCACCCGCTTCGCCTGGCAGCAGGCCTGGTTCAGGCTCGCCGGTGTCGAGGACCCCGAGCACATGCAGGACGCCCGCGACAGCGCCCTGTCCATCGTCAAGGGACACCGCGTCTCCGAGCTGATGTCCATCGGCGAGGAGATCTACGACGAATACATGGCCGACCGCATCTGGCCGGGGACCCGCGCCCTCGCGCAGGCCCACCTCGACGCCGGACAGAAGGTCTGGCTCGTCACGGCGGCCCCCGTGGAGACCGCCACGATCATCGCCCGCCGCCTGGGCCTGACGGGCGCACTGGGCACGGTCGCCGAATCGGTGGACGGCGTCTACACGGGCCGGCTCGTCGGAGAGCCCCTGCACGGCCCGGCGAAGGCCGAGGCGGTGCGCGCCCTCGCGTCGGCGGAAGGCCTCGACCTGGAACGCTGCGCCGCGTACAGCGACTCGCACAACGACATCCCCATGCTGTCGCTGGTCGGCCACCCGTACGCGATCAACCCCGACACCAAGCTCCGCAAGCACGCCCGCGCCCTCGACTGGCGGCTGCGGGACTACCGCACGGGCCGCAAGGCGGCCAAGGTCGGGATTCCCGCCGCGGCCGGCGTCGGCGCCCTCGCCGGCGGCACCGCCGCCGCGGTGGCGCTCCACCGCCGCCGCCGCTGA